Below is a window of Chryseobacterium arthrosphaerae DNA.
ATCGAAGATTTTAAGGATAATCTGGATAAATAGTTTATTGATGCTGGAAGTATACATAAGTACTGTTTCCCTAACCGGATTAAAATTAACCGGATCATATTTTTGATCTGTTCAAAACATAATACAACTTACCTTCCTGTTTTTCGGGAAGGTTTTTAATTGATGACTTGCTAAAAATCTCCATTTAAATAATTTTAAACTTTTCCTGAAAACATTGATAAGTTGTGATAAAAAAATATAAATTTGAGAAACAGCTATAAAGCAAAAATCAAAAAATCAATTATTATGAAAAATTTAAAAAAAGTTTCAAGAGAAAGCTTAAAAAGTATTAAGGGTGGATTTAAAATGTGCAACAGCGAATTACCGAATTTCGGATGTGGTGATGCTGAAATTTTTTGCTGTGGCCCCGGAGGATGCAGAAGAATAGCAGATCTGCCGCCAGGCTCTTGTTCTATTTTATAATGACAATACCACTTGTATCTATAAGACCATTGCTTCTGCGATGGTTTTTTTATTATTACTGTCTAAAAGATTCATCAATGAATTAGGAATATTTTTTGCACGTCTATCATATGCCTTCAAGTGTTGTACATCATTTCATATATTTTCCGGAAACTGAAATATTGAGAATTATATATCAGTCGGGGGCGGTATATGATTATCTCCGGGTACCTCCCGGTATTGTCGAAAAATTCGGAAAGGCAAGATCTAAAGGGACTTTTCTGAACGCAGTGATTAAACCAAAATTTAAATTTATCAAGGTTAAATAAAGAATGCCTCCGTTTCCGAAGGCATTTTTATTAATATTTTTAATTCTTATAGTGAATAGTTAGGAGCTTCCTGTGTGATGATGACATCATGCGGGTGAGATTCTTTCAATCCGCTTCCTGTGATCATTACCAGTTTGGAATCTTTTTGTAAAGCTTCAATATCTTTTGCTCCGCAATATCCCATACCTGCTCTTAAACCTCCGGTCAACTGGAAGATCACATCTTCTAATTTCCCTTTATGAGGTACTCTTCCTTCAATTCCTTCCGGAACGAATTTTTTAGCTTCACTCTGGAAATATCTTTCTTTTCCTCCTCTCTTCATGGCAGAAAGGCTTCCCATTCCCTGATAGGATTTGAATTTTCTTCCCTGGAAGATAATTTCTTCACCCGGAGCTTCATCTGTACCGGCTAATAGTGACCCCAACATTACTGCTCCGGCGCCACTTGCAATAGCTTTTACAATATCTCCTGAAAGTTTGATCCCTCCGTCAGCAATTACGGTTACATTCTGAGACTTCGCATATTCGTATACGTTATAGATTGCAGATAGCTGAGGAACCCCTACTCCGGCAACAACTCTGGTTGTACAGATAGAACCTGGCCCTACTCCTACTTTAAGAACGTTGGCACCGGCCTTGATAAGGTCTTCTGCCGCTTCAGCTGTTACAATATTTCCTCCTACGATATCAAGATGAGGATAGGCTTTTCTGATCTCAGAAATTTTATCCAGAACTCCTTTGGAATGTCCGTGTGCAGAATCGATGGCAACAATATCAACTCCGGCCTGTACCAAAGCTTCAATTCTGTCTAAGGTATCTTCACCTACTCCTACTCCGGCACCTACAATAAGGCGGCCGTTCTGGTCTTTATTGGCATTCGGATATTCAAGCTGGTTGTCGATATCTTTGATTGTAATCAAACCTACAAGCTTATTGTCTTTATCTACGATCGGAAGTTTCTCTACCCTGTTCTTAAGAAGGATTTCTTTTGCCTTTTCAAGGTTGGTATCTTTGTCTGAAGTGATCAGGTTTTCTTTGGTCATGATCTCCTCTACTTTCATCCCAAGATTTTCCTGATATTTTACATCTCTGTTGGTAATAATCCCGATCAGAACATTATCTGCATCTACTACAGGAAGTCCTGAGATTTTATATCTTGACATCATCTCTTTAGCCTCACCTAGAGTGTGGTCCTTAGAAAGGGTAACCGGATCGGAAATCATTCCGTTTTCGGAACGTTTTACACGGTTTACCTGTGCTGCCTGCTCAGCGATCGTCATGTTTTTGTGAATAAAGCCCAAACCACCTACTCTTGCCAGGGCAATAGCGAGATCAGCTTCAGTAACAGTGTCCATCGCAGCGGAAACTATCGGAACATTCAGCGTGATTTTGTCGGTAAGTCTTGATTTTAATGAAACCTGGTTAGGTAAAACTTCTGAATAAGAAGGGACTAGAAGAACGTCATCGAAAGTGATGGCTGTCTCTACAATTTTGTTATGAATAGACATCTTTACTTTCTTTGCAAAATTAGGTTATTTTGATGACATATGAAAATCCTTTTTGATAGTTTAAATAAAAATTAATAATCAATAACTTAAATCAAAAAACCGCTCTTTTTTCAAGAACGGTTACGGTACAAAATAATTGATAAGTATGAAACTACTTGTTGAATATTAATTTTTCAATGGTAAACATCCTATTTAATGGGATTTCCATTTTCGTCTAAATTTTCGATATGGGTATTGTTATTTTTATCAATATATAATTTTAATCTTACTTTCCCTTTAGTATCCCGGATAAAGATTCCCACATCTCCGTTTGCTGTTTTGCCGGCAAAAAACCGTTCATTGGTTAATTTCCCTTCTTCCCTGAGTTTTGCATATGCTTTTTTGCTGGCTACAGGATCATTGAGTTTTTTCAGGGAGTCTTCAAACTTTATAATGGCTTCTAACGGAAAGTCATCCGGACGGTCCCAGAGCTTTAAACCATATACTCTTTTTTTATCTTTGCCCGCTTCTTCGGAATATTGCAGCTGCATAATCTGGTCTGTATTTCTCTGATCTACAGAGTATACCATTCCGGACCCTTCTTTATTCCCATCATATACAAGTCCGCCACACTCATCTCCCAGCGAATTAAAGAAAATCATCCCCGCTTCTCTTTCTCTCTGCTTCATGTTTTTATGGTTCACCATTCCCGGATGTTGCCGTTCTTTATTACTGATCACCATTTTTAAGGTTCCGTCTTTTTCAATAATATTGATGCGTTCCACATCGATTTCCTTAAAACGTTCGTTAGCATACTGACTTTTGAATGCAAGAAAGAAAAATACTATACATACAGCCGTAAGCGAAACAGCATAGATTTTAAGGATACGGACTTCTTTTATTAGCTTTTCCATGCCCAGGTAGTTTAGAGGTTAAATATTTCTTATTATTTGTCTGTAACAGAACTGATCATTTTTGAGAGATCATCAGGGGTAAAATTTCCCTTTACATCTACAAATACAAGATCGTCAGTACGGGAACCCAAAGTGATCAGCATATTTTTAATGGCATCACCATCCTGCTTTACCCGGATATTAATATGATCTCCGTCATGCTGTATAGTTGCCCAGTCTTCATAACGGTTGTCATGCAGATATTGGCTGTAATCATCAAGTATTTCTTTGCTTCCGTTGGATACGGTAAGAACTTTTATTTTGGATGCTTTCTTCACCAGGTTGATCGTCTCTTCACTTTCACCTTCTTTCCGTAAAGCTTTTTTAATATACGATTTGGCCAGAACCATTGGTACATTGATACTCGTAAATTTTGCTCCTTTAAAATCGTATGCTGAATTGGAGAAAAATTCCATATTGGGCTTTTCTGAAACAATACAGGACTGAAGCAGCACCATTGTTAGAATGGTCAGAAAAATGTTGGTAAGAGTTTTCATGATTGTTTTTTTATTTAACTTGTCTGAGGGTGCCTCCTGAAATTTTATCCACTTTAGCATCCAGTTCAGGGTTTCCTTTCAATTTGACAGCTGCTCCTGAAGAGACTTTTATTTTCAGCTTATCTGTAACGAAAAGGGACAGGCTTGCTCCTGATGTAGATTCTGCTACTGCTGAAGCAATTTTAAGGTCTTCCAGTTTAGTAGAAGATCCGCTATTCACGTCGATCACTGCTGATGCTGCCTGGCCGGATAAGTTAACATTGGCTCCGCTTGAAATATTCAATGCCAGTTTTGATGCTGTAAGATCTGCTTTCAAAACAGAGCCTGAACTGACATTCACCGCAGCATCCTGCTTTATATTGAAGTTCCCTTTAATAACAGACCCTGCCTCAGCTTCAATATCCATATTGTTTTCCACTACAGTATCAAGTACCGTAAAGATACTTCCCGACGAAGTTTTAACCCCGTAAATATGTGGCGAAGAAACATTGATGCTCAGATTTTTAAACCTCACATTTCGCTGCCCTTTGTTATCAATATATATTTTCAGTACTCCGTTTTCCACTTTGGTGATCACATACTGCAGTTTATCTGCATCAGCAATTACTTTTACATTTCTGTTATTCTCCTGCTTAAAGATCACATTCACTCCTACACTGGCTTCTATTCTTGAGAATTCGCCTACATTTCTGTTGTCTCCATTCAGGTAAGAAGAGGTATTGTCTGAAGTAAGATCATTTCTCACAGAAGTTGTAACAGAATTGGTTTTAAGCTCACTTGAGTTGATGATTTTATTCACATCGGACATTTTCATTTTCCCATTGAGAATAAAGATAATGTTCTCTTCTTTAGAATCAACGTTGAAGACTAAATTTTCCAGGTAATTATCTTTTTCTTCTTCAGCTAAGAACTTCATAGAAGTACCGTCATTGTTCATCGTCATCAGC
It encodes the following:
- a CDS encoding DUF4252 domain-containing protein, translating into MKTLTNIFLTILTMVLLQSCIVSEKPNMEFFSNSAYDFKGAKFTSINVPMVLAKSYIKKALRKEGESEETINLVKKASKIKVLTVSNGSKEILDDYSQYLHDNRYEDWATIQHDGDHINIRVKQDGDAIKNMLITLGSRTDDLVFVDVKGNFTPDDLSKMISSVTDK
- a CDS encoding KTSC domain-containing protein gives rise to the protein MPSSVVHHFIYFPETEILRIIYQSGAVYDYLRVPPGIVEKFGKARSKGTFLNAVIKPKFKFIKVK
- a CDS encoding DUF4252 domain-containing protein, which produces MKKIFFIIAIILSGFVTSSAQTDKLNKLFQDFEKNGGVTSINIKKPMFKLLNTIDVNDAYVGKIKPILNEVDGLKILIIPKATFPEDLEDDNVENIKLNEEKSEKVNRALKSLNFNELMTMNNDGTSMKFLAEEEKDNYLENLVFNVDSKEENIIFILNGKMKMSDVNKIINSSELKTNSVTTSVRNDLTSDNTSSYLNGDNRNVGEFSRIEASVGVNVIFKQENNRNVKVIADADKLQYVITKVENGVLKIYIDNKGQRNVRFKNLSINVSSPHIYGVKTSSGSIFTVLDTVVENNMDIEAEAGSVIKGNFNIKQDAAVNVSSGSVLKADLTASKLALNISSGANVNLSGQAASAVIDVNSGSSTKLEDLKIASAVAESTSGASLSLFVTDKLKIKVSSGAAVKLKGNPELDAKVDKISGGTLRQVK
- the guaB gene encoding IMP dehydrogenase — protein: MSIHNKIVETAITFDDVLLVPSYSEVLPNQVSLKSRLTDKITLNVPIVSAAMDTVTEADLAIALARVGGLGFIHKNMTIAEQAAQVNRVKRSENGMISDPVTLSKDHTLGEAKEMMSRYKISGLPVVDADNVLIGIITNRDVKYQENLGMKVEEIMTKENLITSDKDTNLEKAKEILLKNRVEKLPIVDKDNKLVGLITIKDIDNQLEYPNANKDQNGRLIVGAGVGVGEDTLDRIEALVQAGVDIVAIDSAHGHSKGVLDKISEIRKAYPHLDIVGGNIVTAEAAEDLIKAGANVLKVGVGPGSICTTRVVAGVGVPQLSAIYNVYEYAKSQNVTVIADGGIKLSGDIVKAIASGAGAVMLGSLLAGTDEAPGEEIIFQGRKFKSYQGMGSLSAMKRGGKERYFQSEAKKFVPEGIEGRVPHKGKLEDVIFQLTGGLRAGMGYCGAKDIEALQKDSKLVMITGSGLKESHPHDVIITQEAPNYSL
- a CDS encoding bacteriocin-like protein; the encoded protein is MKNLKKVSRESLKSIKGGFKMCNSELPNFGCGDAEIFCCGPGGCRRIADLPPGSCSIL